In the genome of Variibacter gotjawalensis, one region contains:
- a CDS encoding DUF1236 domain-containing protein, which yields MNTKLLSSTAALAILLATPLAQAQTSPPAASAPSAQPSNPSQPAERTPSAAPEQRGQEPRAPKAGTPSRQGGDRGDRSSQREAPAANDQGGRRQQDQRAAEPRDQGAPTRSRQESQRPADRNERQTRGDRERGGERDRSANTGAAPATSVEINTEQRTRIRERREVFRSGRVDRVNFSLSVGTSVPRSQRIYVLPPEIVEFVPRYRGYKYILVGDEVVIIDPRTLRIVAVIEA from the coding sequence ATGAACACTAAGCTTCTTAGCTCTACGGCAGCCTTAGCTATCTTACTCGCCACGCCACTGGCACAAGCGCAAACGAGCCCGCCGGCAGCGTCGGCGCCATCGGCTCAACCTTCCAATCCTTCTCAGCCCGCCGAACGCACGCCAAGCGCTGCGCCGGAACAGCGTGGTCAGGAGCCGCGTGCTCCGAAGGCCGGAACTCCGTCGCGTCAGGGCGGCGATCGCGGCGATCGCTCTTCGCAGCGTGAAGCGCCGGCAGCCAACGATCAGGGCGGCCGCCGTCAGCAAGATCAGCGTGCCGCAGAACCGCGCGACCAAGGCGCGCCGACGCGTTCGCGTCAAGAATCGCAGCGTCCGGCCGATCGTAACGAACGCCAGACGCGTGGCGATCGTGAACGCGGCGGTGAACGGGATCGCAGCGCGAATACGGGTGCGGCTCCGGCAACGAGCGTCGAGATCAACACCGAACAGCGCACGCGGATTCGTGAGCGCCGTGAGGTCTTCCGTAGCGGTCGCGTCGATCGCGTGAACTTCTCGCTGTCGGTCGGCACGTCGGTTCCGCGCTCGCAGCGGATCTACGTTCTGCCGCCCGAAATCGTCGAATTTGTTCCGCGCTACCGCGGCTACAAGTACATCCTCGTCGGCGACGAGGTTGTGATCATCGATCCGCGCACACTGCGTATCGTTGCTGTCATCGAAGCCTAA
- a CDS encoding CaiB/BaiF CoA transferase family protein, which yields MTSAKQGGPLSGVKIVEIAGIGPAPLCCSLLADMGADIVRLDRKASAGLGLEFAGEKADIRRRGRPSVAIDFKHPDGIATALDLIAQADAVIDPMRPGVMERLGLGPDVCLARNARLVYGRMTGWGQDGPLAQAAGHDINYISISGVLHAIGTAKQPVPPLNVVGDMGGGAMFLAMGLLAAIIEAKNSGKGQVVDVAMSEGSAYLALGCFGLQSAGHWSDDRESNILDGGAHFYRVYETLDGKFVSIGSIEEKFYAMLLAKLGLDPKTLPKQMDRSQWPMMREKFAAIFRQKTRDEWCAIMEGTDICFAPVLSFSEAADHPHNKARDAFATVDGIVQPAPSPRFSRTPSSIKSPPPAFGAQTEEALKAWGFSDARIAELKAARAIGREG from the coding sequence ATGACTTCGGCAAAGCAAGGCGGGCCGCTGAGCGGCGTTAAAATCGTGGAGATCGCAGGCATCGGTCCCGCGCCTCTGTGCTGCTCGCTTCTCGCCGACATGGGCGCCGACATCGTGCGGCTCGACCGCAAAGCGTCGGCGGGTCTCGGTCTCGAATTCGCCGGCGAGAAGGCGGACATCCGCCGGCGCGGGCGGCCATCGGTCGCGATCGACTTCAAACACCCAGATGGCATCGCGACGGCGCTCGATCTTATCGCGCAGGCCGATGCCGTGATCGATCCGATGCGGCCGGGCGTGATGGAGCGGTTGGGTCTCGGTCCCGACGTTTGTCTCGCGCGCAACGCGCGTCTCGTTTACGGGCGCATGACGGGATGGGGACAGGACGGGCCGCTTGCGCAGGCGGCGGGTCACGACATCAACTACATCTCGATCTCGGGTGTGCTGCATGCGATCGGCACCGCGAAGCAGCCGGTGCCGCCGCTGAATGTCGTCGGCGATATGGGCGGCGGCGCGATGTTCCTCGCGATGGGTCTGCTCGCCGCGATCATCGAAGCGAAAAATTCCGGCAAAGGTCAGGTCGTCGATGTCGCGATGAGCGAAGGCTCGGCCTATCTCGCGCTCGGTTGTTTCGGTCTGCAGTCGGCCGGGCATTGGTCGGACGATCGCGAGAGCAACATTCTCGACGGCGGCGCGCATTTCTACCGCGTCTACGAAACGCTCGACGGCAAGTTTGTATCGATCGGTTCGATCGAGGAGAAGTTCTACGCGATGCTGCTCGCGAAGCTCGGGCTCGATCCCAAGACGTTGCCGAAGCAGATGGATCGCTCGCAATGGCCGATGATGCGCGAAAAGTTCGCGGCGATCTTCCGGCAGAAGACACGCGACGAATGGTGCGCGATTATGGAAGGCACGGACATCTGCTTCGCGCCGGTGCTCAGCTTCAGTGAAGCAGCGGATCATCCGCACAACAAGGCGCGCGATGCGTTCGCAACTGTCGATGGCATCGTGCAGCCGGCGCCTTCGCCGCGCTTCAGCCGCACGCCGTCGAGCATCAAGAGCCCGCCGCCGGCGTTCGGCGCGCAAACGGAAGAAGCGCTGAAGGCGTGGGGCTTTTCGGATGCGCGGATCGCGGAACTTAAAGCCGCGCGCGCGATCGGGCGCGAGGGCTAG